In Triticum urartu cultivar G1812 chromosome 6, Tu2.1, whole genome shotgun sequence, the following proteins share a genomic window:
- the LOC125517634 gene encoding nicotianamine aminotransferase 1-like translates to MANNGGSSRRGDDGVGVGVTPSRWRFFRPTAGTPLAAAGSMSIRSVLNRLNSSVDASGTRPVVPLGHGDPTSSACFRTAPEAEDAVVDALRSRKHNGYSPTVGVPQARSAIAEYLSRDLPYELSPDDIYLTSGCVQAIEIMISVLAQPGANILLPRPGFPMYESRTTFSELEVRYFDLVPERGWEADLESVKAIADENTVAILIINPSNPCGSVYSHDHLAQIAETAGELGILIIADEVYDHLAFGSKPFIPMGIFGKTVPVITLGAISKRWLVPGWRLGWIATCDPNGILKETKIDQSIQNYINITSDPATFIQGAVPQIIANTKEEYFNKILDLLRNSADLCYGKIKDIRGITCPHKPEGSMFVMAKLDLSCLDGFSDDIDFCCRLAKEESVIVLPGTALGMKDWVRITFAIDLPSLEDGLERLKSFCERHARVEA, encoded by the exons ATGGCGAACAACGGCGGCAGCAGCCGCCGCGGGGACGacggcgtcggcgtcggcgtgACCCCATCCCGATGGCGTTTCTTCCGGCCAACGGCCGGCACGCCGCTGGCGGCCGCCGGCAGCATGAGCATCCGCTCGGTTCTCAACCGTCTCAACTCGTCCGTCGACGCGTCCGGGACGCGCCCCGTCGTGCCGCTCGGCCACGGCGACCCCACCTCCTCCGCCTGCTTCCGAACCGCGCCGGAGGCCGAGGACGCCGTCGTGGACGCGCTCCGCTCCAGGAAGCACAACGGCTACTCCCCCACCGTCGGTGTGCCCCAGGCGCGCAG TGCTATTGCAGAGTACCTGTCTCGAGACCTTCCTTATGAGCTTTCACCAGATGATATCTACCTGACCTCCGGATGCGTCCAAGCCATCGAGATCATGATCTCCGTCCTTGCCCAGCCCGGGGCTAACATCTTGCTCCCAAGACCCGGGTTTCCGATGTACGAGTCACGGACCACATTCAGCGAGCTAGAGGTTCGATATTTCGACCTCGTCCCTGAAAGAGGCTGGGAGGCAGACCTTGAGTCTGTGAAGGCTATCGCTGATGAGAACACGGTTGCGATACTCATCATCAATCCCAGTAACCCTTGTGGGAGTGTCTACTCACACGATCATTTGGCCCAA ATTGCAGAAACCGCAGGAGAACTTGGCATATTGATAATTGCTGATGAGGTATACGACCACTTGGCATTTGGAAGTAAGCCTTTTATACCAATGGGCATTTTTGGCAAGACGGTCCCAGTCATCACCTTGGGAGCTATATCTAAAAGATGGCTTGTGCCTGGTTGGCGACTTGGATGGATCGCAACGTGTGACCCAAATGGCATCTTAAAGGAAACCAAG ATTGACCAGTCAATTCAAAACTATATTAACATCACAAGTGATCCTGCAACATTCATTCAG GGAGCAGTCCCTCAAATTATAGCCAACACAAAGGAAGAATACTTCAACAAAATTCTTGATTTATTAAGAAACTCAGCAGATTTATGTTACGGTAAAATAAAGGACATCAGGGGCATTACATGTCCGCACAAACCGGAGGGATCAATGTTTGTGATG GCTAAGTTGGACCTCTCTTGCTTAGATGGCTTTTCTGATGATATAGATTTCTGCTGCAGGCTGGCAAAAGAAGAATCTGTAATAGTTTTACCAG GTACTGCACTGGGAATGAAGGATTGGGTTCGGATCACTTTCGCCATTGACCTGCCATCTCTTGAGGATGGCCTTGAAAGGCTGAAATCTTTCTGCGAGAGGCATGCTAGAGTAGAAGCCTAA
- the LOC125517633 gene encoding zinc finger CCCH domain-containing protein 14-like translates to MEGGGRKRGTADGAAVGGKRTRESESFQTGVGSKSKPCTKFFSTAGCPFGEGCHFLHYFPGGHQAVAKMSNLGGQAFAHPQGRMPSGSAVPDGHPTPTVKTKLCNKYNTAEGCKWGDKCHFAHGERELGKQTFINNSMPPHMGPRPTGHFGPPAMPSPGMATPAGFGASSTAKVSVDASLAGAIIGRGGVNTKQISRVTGAKLAIRDHESNEALKNIELEGTFDQINNASAMLRELIFRISGGANAPPPGVIPAGGSHRGGGGGGQGSNFKTKLCDNFTKGSCTFGDRCHFAHGENELRKSAAV, encoded by the exons ATGGAAGGCGGTGGACGCAAGAGGGGCACGGCCGACGGCGCCGCCGTCGGAGGCAAGCGCACGCGAG AATCGGAGTCATTTCAAACCGGCGTAGGAAGCAAATCGAAGCCATGCACCAAATTTTTCAG TACCGCTGGTTGCCCCTTTGGTGAGGGTTGCCATTTCCTCCATTACTTCCCCGGTGGCCACCAGGCTGTTGCAAAGATGAGCAACCTAGGTGGCCAAGCATTTGCACATCCCCAAGGAAGAATGCCCTCAGGATCTGCTGTTCCAGATGGCCACCCTACACCAACTGTCAAGACTAAATTGTGCAACAAGTATAACACTGCAGAGGGATGCAAATGGGGCGACAAGTGCCACTTTGCACATGGTGAGAGGGAGCTCGGCAAGCAGACGTTCATCAACAACTCCATGCCACCCCATATGGGACCAAGGCCCACTGGTCACTTTGGACCTCCGGCAATGCCCAGCCCTGGCATGGCCACCCCGGCAGGCTTCGGGGCTTCTTCCACAGCCAAGGTCAGCGTCGATGCATCCCTCGCAGGCGCCATCATCGGGCGGGGCGGAGTCAACACAAAGCAGATATCCCGGGTCACCGGGGCCAAGCTGGCCATCCGGGACCACGAATCGAACGAGGCCTTGAAAAACATTGAGCTCGAGGGCACGTTTGATCAGATCAACAACGCCAGCGCCATGCTCAGGGAGTTGATCTTCAGGATCAGTGGCGGTGCCAACGCTCCTCCGCCGGGCGTGATCCCGGCTGGAGGATCtcaccgcggcggcggcggcggtgggcagGGAAGCAACTTCAAGACCAAGCTGTGCGACAACTTCACGAAAGGATCGTGCACGTTTGGCGACAGATGCCACTTTGCCCATGGCGAGAACGAGCTGCGCAAGTCGGCTGCCGTGTGA
- the LOC125516675 gene encoding zinc finger CCCH domain-containing protein 14-like, protein MEKMTYSRELLLAVGSLEACKLLPADADLSKHPDDAALLVPSQILAGRSAGRAPGAEPEAFEAGAGSKSKPCVRFFSTAGCRFGSNCHFIHDIPAGSQAVAETSIPSGPATAQDENELAMLNPTLPPMGMDQPSPTGDHALRAPTPSSAAPASFGAWATAKISVDASLAGAIIGRSGATIREISRASGARLRIRDHERDAGLKNVELEGTPEQIRHASAMVWEHLPVPGGGRYNGVKTRLCAHFARGSCTYGDGCRFAHSESELRRPAPAAREPCGW, encoded by the exons ATGGAGAAGATGACGTACTCGAGGGAGCTCCTGCTTGCCGTCGGCAGCTTGGAGGCATGCAAGCTGCTGCCCGCCGACGCCGACTTGTCCAAGCACCCCGATGACGCCGCACTGTTGgttccttcccaaattctggctGGCCGCTCGGCTGGAAGAGCACCTGGAG CAGAGCCGGAGGCGTTTGAAGCAGGCGCAGGAAGCAAATCCAAGCCATGCGTCAGGTTCTTCAG CACCGCAGGCTGCCGCTTTGGCTCCAACTGCCACTTCATCCACGACATTCCGGCCGGCTCCCAGGCCGTCGCAGAAACGAGCATTCCGAGTGGCCCAGCTACAGCACAAGACGAGAACGAGCTTGCCATGCTCAATCCAACGCTACCGCCCATGGGCATGGACCAACCAAGCCCCACCGGTGACCATGCACTCAGAGCGCCGACGCCTTCCAGCGCAGCTCCGGCGAGCTTCGGCGCTTGGGCGACGGCCAAGATCAGCGTGGACGCGTCCCTCGCAGGCGCCATCATCGGGCGGAGCGGAGCGACCATAAGGGAGATATCCCGGGCCAGCGGCGCCAGGCTGCGCATTCGCGACCACGAGCGGGACGCCGGCCTGAAGAACGTGGAGCTGGAGGGCACGCCAGAGCAAATCAGGCACGCCAGCGCCATGGTCTGGGAGCATCTGCCCGTGCCCGGCGGAGGGCGATATAACGGCGTCAAGACCAGGCTGTGCGCGcacttcgccagagggtcctgcacGTATGGCGACGGCTGCCGCTTCGCCCACAGCGAGAGCGAGCTCCGCAGGCCGGCTCCTGCTGCTCGAGAGCCGTGTGGTTGGTAG